The window CGATTGTCGGTGTGGCCGCGGACGATGATCACGCCGGGACGCTTCGTCAGCAGCGGGCCGATCTTGTCGATCACACGGATGAGTTCGGGCCGCGGCTCAGCAGAGCCGACCGCGAACATGCCGAAGTTGGCATCGTCGGTCAGGCTGATCAGCAGGCCTTCCTCAACCTGACGCACCTCGGCCACCGGTCCGGCGCCAGCCTTGACGTCCGACAGCGCGTCGGCGATCGCCGACTGAAGCTGCTTGACCGCTAGTTGCTGGGCCTGAGCCGCGTCGCGTGGCTCGGATTCCTTCGTCGTGTCGTTGGGACGCGGCTGCGCGGCGGCATTGACTTGATTACCAGCCTGGGCGCCCGGCTGCGCGCTCCCTTCGCGTGAGGCCTGTGATGGCGCGGGCCCCGGCGGCAGCAGAGCCGACAGATTTGCGGACGACGCATCGGCGTTCGGGGCCACGCTTCCGCCGGCATCGTCCTGCCTGGCTCGGCGTGCCTGCGGCTCGCCCTCACCTGTGCCGGACGCAGTGTCGCGCGCGGACGCATTCGGCTTGAGCTCGGGCTTGGGCTCGATGATGCGATCGGCATCCTTGGGTGCCTGCGGCGCAAGCTTCCAATAGCCGGGGTCGAACGGATCGCGGTAGGCGTCGCCTCCCTTGAGGCCATCCTCTTCGGCGGACGTCAAAGCGCCGGCGCGCCGCTGGCCCGAGGCCTGGTTCGCGCTGCTGGCGATCTCGGCGAGTGTCGTATAGGGATCGCGGAACAGGACCTTCTCCTCGTAGAAGGGCGGCTTCTCGGCCGTCGGAGAGTCACCGCGACGTTCCTCGCTCGGTCCTCCCGGCTGGCGCCTGCCGTCCTGGCCGTCGAACGACGACGGCTCCTTCTTGGAGAGATCCTTAAGCCCCTTCGGGGCAGGTGCGTTCTCCGCGAGCTTGATCGGATTGAAATAGCTCGCGACCACCTGCTTCTGATCCTGGTTGAGCGCATTGATCAGCCACATCACCAGGAAGAACGCCATCATCGCGGTCATGAAGTCCGCATAGGCGATCTTCCAAACGCCGCCGTGCGGTTTCTCGTCGTCGAAGGCGCTCCGCCGGCGGATGATGACCAGTTCTGACTTGACTTCATTCATGACGGACTACCGGCGCGCCTCTTTCAGGCGCTCGCTCCAGGCCGTGATCTGCGTCTCGATCACGGTCTGGTCGGCCACGACACGAACCTCGAATGTATCGGCGGCCTCATACTCGAAGCCCGTTCGCCGGGCCGTCCCGAGCTGCGTCTTCACCAGGTCGAGCAGTTCGCTTGGGCCGGTGACCTTGAACACCGGCACCGGCGAATTGCCGGTCAGCGCCGCAATCTGCTCGACCAGCGAGCCGATCGCCTTGTCGCGGACCGCATCGGCGAGGAACGGCAGCAATATCCGCGCAACGGAGCTCGCGATGTTGGTCTCGATTTCGCGGCAAGCCGTCTCGAAGCCGCTGACGACCGTCACCGCCTGCTGGTCGGACCAC of the Bradyrhizobium sp. WSM1417 genome contains:
- a CDS encoding MotB family protein; amino-acid sequence: MNEVKSELVIIRRRSAFDDEKPHGGVWKIAYADFMTAMMAFFLVMWLINALNQDQKQVVASYFNPIKLAENAPAPKGLKDLSKKEPSSFDGQDGRRQPGGPSEERRGDSPTAEKPPFYEEKVLFRDPYTTLAEIASSANQASGQRRAGALTSAEEDGLKGGDAYRDPFDPGYWKLAPQAPKDADRIIEPKPELKPNASARDTASGTGEGEPQARRARQDDAGGSVAPNADASSANLSALLPPGPAPSQASREGSAQPGAQAGNQVNAAAQPRPNDTTKESEPRDAAQAQQLAVKQLQSAIADALSDVKAGAGPVAEVRQVEEGLLISLTDDANFGMFAVGSAEPRPELIRVIDKIGPLLTKRPGVIIVRGHTDNRPYRSETYDNWRLSTARAQMAYYMLVRSGVDAQRIEHVEGYADRRPKLQNDPAAAQNRRIEIMVREKRP